A single window of Solanum dulcamara chromosome 5, daSolDulc1.2, whole genome shotgun sequence DNA harbors:
- the LOC129889064 gene encoding uncharacterized protein LOC129889064, with protein MNPQAFIRLSIGSLGLRVPATTLNGAKSWRSALSFPCVCEIRLRGFPVQTALIPLVSSPETSPDTNNIASSFYLQESDLKALLAPGCLLKHHACLEIVVFTGRNGTHCGIGIKRQQIGTFKLEVSPEWGNGRPVILFNGWIHIGKNKWVNGNPGAELHLRVKLDPDPRYIFQFENKTKLSPQIDLLQGTIKQPIFSCKFSQDRVSPRDPLSNFWSSSFDGSELDIRNRERKGWNVKIHDLSGSAVAAAFITTPFVPSTGRDWVARSNPGAWLIVRSDVCMPESWHPWGKLEAWRERGIRDSICCRFHLLTEGQEWGDLLMSEILISAEKGGEFYIDTDRQVRAASSPLHSPRVSGAFAALSPAASGFVMSCRVQGEGKCSKPLVQLAMRHVTCVEDVAIFMALAAAVDLSIETCRPFRRKLRRSASHSW; from the exons ATGAATCCTCAGGCCTTCATTAGGCTCTCAATTGGGTCACTGGGGTTGAGAGTGCCTGCAACAACTTTAAATGGTGCAAAATCATGGAGAAGTGCATTATCTTTTCCTTGTGTGTGCGAGATCCGTCTTCGAGGTTTCCCTGTGCAGACAGCACTGATTCCATTGGTATCTTCTCCTGAAACTTCTCCAGATACTAACAATATCGCCTCTAGTTTTTATCTTCAAGAATCTGATTTGAAAGCATTACTGGCACCTGGATGTTTATTAAAGCATCATGCATGTCTAGAGATAGTTGTTTTCACAGGACGCAATGGAACTCACTGCGGTATTGGTATTAAAAGGCAGCAGATTGGGACATTTAAGTTGGAAGTAAGTCCTGAGTGGGGTAATGGAAGGCCAGTCATTCTGTTCAATGGCTGGATACACATTGGCAAGAACAAGTGGGTGAATGGAAATCCTGGAGCAGAGCTTCATTTGAGAGTGAAGCTAGATCCTGATCCAAGATATATTTTCCAGTTTGAAAATAAGACCAAACTAAGTCCTCAAATTGATCTGCTTCAAGGAACCATCAAGCAACCTATTTTTAGTTGCAAATTTAGCCAAGACCG AGTATCTCCGCGAGACCCATTGAGTAACTTTTGGTCTAGCTCTTTTGATGGCTCTGAACTCGACATTCGAAATAGAGAGAGGAAAGGATGGAATGTGAAGATAC atgatCTCTCTGGCTCGGCTGTTGCAGCAGCCTTCATAACAACTCCTTTTGTACCGTCAACAGGTCGTGATTGGGTGGCCAGATCCAACCCAGGAGCTTGGTTGATTGTTCGTTCTGATGTTTGCATGCCTGAAAGTTGGCATCCATGGGGAAAGCTTGAAGCATGGCGTGAACGTGGGATCAGAGACTCCATTTGCTGTCGCTTTCATCTACTAACCGAGGGTCAGGAATGGGGGGATCTTCTTATGTCTGAGATCTTGATCAGCGCTGAAAAGGGTGGGGAGTTCTACATAGACACGGACAGACAGGTTCGAGCAGCATCGAGTCCATTGCATAGTCCAAGAGTCAGTGGAGCCTTTGCGGCACTAAGTCCTGCAGCAAGTGGGTTTGTCATGAGCTGTCGGGTGCAAGGGGAAGGGAAATGCAGCAAGCCCCTTGTGCAGCTTGCCATGCGACATGTGACTTGCGTGGAGGATGTTGCCATTTTCATGGCTCTTGCAGCTGCAGTTGATCTGAGCATCGAAACATGCAGGCCCTTCCGCAGAAAGCTTCGAAGAAGTGCTAGCCATTCCTGGTGA